A window of Psychrobium sp. MM17-31 genomic DNA:
GTTTGAGGAAGTCGAACTCACAACATCTTTACTTACTAAACACTACCGTCCAAAAACAAAAAAGCCGATGATAAATCATCGGCTTTTTCATTGAATATGATTGGCAGGGGTGGAGAGATTCGAACTCACAACATCCGGTTTTGGAGACCGGCGCTCTACCAATTGGAGCTACACCCCTGCGAACGAGGTGAATTATACATAAGCACAGGTGAAGGTAAAGGGCTTTTTTTCAAATATCTTTCAAGCGACTAGTTTTCACGCAAAACGCTGTTAATTCCATCGAACTAGGCACTGCGTGCTTGATCGTAGCTTGATTCTTCCGCAATTGGCTCAGGTGCGACGACTTCATCATTAAGTGCTTTATCGTCAGACGGCTGTTCTGAATCTTCATCTTTATCAACTAACGCCTCTTCCGGAATCATCAAAAGGTGATTAAGTGTTGTCAGACTATTTTGATAAAATCCAGCATTATATCCGCGAGGTTGAGTTGGCAAGTTATCGACAAAGAGTTCGATACGCTCGTGTACAGTTTCTAAATCATCGTACTCATTGAAGTGATGCAATAGATCGGCAAAGCTCTTTGATAATTTACTCGTCGCGATTTCAAAGACTGCGACATTGTCCTCGTTGATACTTTGATAAACGAAAAAGTTATTCGCTACAGTGTAGAGTTTATCGCGTACGACTTTCGGTAAACTAGTTTCGTCACAAAATCGTTCAACATCGATTTTATAACTGTTTTTACTATCGCTTACTCGAGAATTTAATGCTTGTTTAGCTTCAGCAATACGCTTTTTCCGATTGTTATCGAAAATAAAAAACGTAATAAATAACAACAATAACAAAGGAATAGTAATAGCGGCTATACTACTTAACATCTGGACCTCAACTGCCTATTCACCGACTTAAATTTCGGTTTTATAATTCTCGCGGTCACGATAACAACTAATAAACACAGGTTCAATTACAAAGTACTAATCTCAAGATGACATTGATCATTTTCGTGAACTTGTGTGGAAATGCTTATGCTGCAATGCCCAATATGTAACCAGTCTAATTACTGTCAAGTTGATACACCGCAGCAATGTTGGTGCATGAATACAGATATTCCAAAAGAGCTTCAGCTATTAGTTAGCGCTAAAGGTGCTAATCAATATTGTATTTGCTCACAGTGTGTCATGCTTTTTAAACAAAACCCTGAGATAATATACAATATACTTAATTCCTCACCACCAACTGACCAAGGATAACAGTGAAAACCACGCTTATCTCCCTAATCTCACTCTTTGTGAGCTGCTTTATTCTGTTTTTTGCCAACGGACTCATTAACGTATTACTCCCAGTACGCATGGGACTCGATGGTGTGAATACCGACACGATAGGTATGGTGCTATCGCTGTATTTCGTCGGCCTTATCATCGGGGCGATTTACAGTAAAAACTTAATTAAAAAATCTGGCCATATTCGAATGTTCGCAGGCTGTGTCGCGTTGAGTGCGGTGAGTATTTTAGTGTGCAGCCTATACACAGACCCTGTGTTGTGGGGCTTAATGCGAGTTTTACTTGGTTTTTGTAATGCCTGTGCGTTTACCGCGATGGAAAGCTGGCTTAGCGATAGCGCGACTGAAGAAAATCGCGGAAAGTTACTGTCGGTCTATCACGGCACCGCACTATTTGGATTATTTGCAGGTCAGTTTTTAATGAACGCCGCCGATCCTCAAGAAAGTGTGCTCTTTGTTTTAGCGGGTATTTTCTTATGTATGGCGGTAACGCCAGTGGTGCTGAGCCGACATAAAGGGCCTCAAGTAGAAGATGTTGCCTCCATGTCCATTAAACGGCTGGTGCAAATCTCGCCACTCGGTATGATGACCTGTTTTATTTCAGGCATTGTTTACGCCTCTATGTTTAACTTATTGCCAGTTTTTGCTAAATCCTCAAATATCATTGCCTTTGATTTATCCCTCTACATGGGATTTGCGATTTTTGGCGCCTTTATTATGCAATTTCCAGTGGGGTATTTATCCGATAAGTACGACCGTCGTACCGTATTATTAGGCATGATTAGTCTGTCTTTAGTAACCGCTTTCTTAGTGACAATGTCATCAGGCGATGGATTATCAAGTGTGCTTGTGCTCGCAACTTTAATCACCGGTGGCACCCTTGCGTGTCTTTATCCCCTTAGCGTTTCTGAAACACTAGATAAACTCAAGCAGAGTGAGATGGTGGCGGCAATGGGCACCATGATTTTAGTGCAATCAATCGGCGGGGTTATTGGCCCTTACACCAGCTCGCTAATCATGAAATCAATCGGCGCTAACTCTCTATTCTATTTCATTATCCTAATCGAGCTGTTCTTGGCGGGCTTTGTTCTTTATCGCATGAGTGTGCGTAAAGCGCTGCCAGTTGAAGAGCAAGAGGCCTTTGTTATGCAAAGCGCCGTGGTTGCCGCCACAGCCTCTCCAGCTCTCGATCCGCGTACTCAATTTGTTGAGCCAGAGCCGAAATTATCTCGCCAAGCTAAAACCGCTAAAGATCTTGCCGAGCTCGATCCCGCTGCTGCCGTAAAAATGGCCCGTGCTATTGCGCTAGACAATCCAGAATCGGGTGTTGAAATTGCGCGTGCTATTGCTACCGTTGACGGCATTGATGTATTGCGTTTTTACGAAGTAATGCAAGAAGCATCGCCATTCCAAATGCCTGAAATTACCCAAGCATTAGTCACAACCAATCCTGATCACGCTTATGATTTAGTGTCTAAGCTGGCGCAATGGCACCCAACACAAGTGGTTAATGTAGCACAGCAAATCTCTGAATCACTGCCAGAGCTGCGCAGCGAAATGGCCAAAGTGGCCGTTGAACATGCACCTGAGTCTGCGATTCAAGTTGCCCAATATTACGCGCAGGTCATTAGTGACGAGCAACAAGCGCTACGTCCAGCCGACCGTGAAGATGATACCAGCGAAGAAGAAGCGCTAGAAATTGCTTCACAAATTTGGGAGTCGGCGCCAGAGCAGGCGGTGGAGGTTGCGGTTGCGATTGCCGATAACTTACCCGAAGCAGCAGTCGATATTGCGAGCGAACTGGCCACAAACTTCCACGAGCCAGATTCACCTATTATCGATAGCGCGCAGCAAGAAAACGAATCAGAGTTAGCGGTAGAGTTAGTGCAGCGTCTTGCAGAAGTCGCCCCTGAAAACGCCGCCGAAGTTGCTGGCGCCGTGGTAGATGTGGTGCCTGAAGTGGCCTCCGACATTGTTGAAGCCATTAGTGAAGGCGATAAACCGAAAGAAGGTGAATGGGTTGACTTAATCGACGATGGTAGCGAAGAGTCCAAAGAAAGAGATTAGCCCTCAAACCTAATTACTCCTCAAATTTAGTTAGCCAGTCTTGCCACTGCGCCTCAAACGTCATCATTTGTCGATGACGTTTTGAGGCCAAATGCGCTTGCCAATCCAATTGTGTTTCAATCGGTCCAACCCGGCACATGGCGCAATAGTTTTGCTCAGTGCAATAATCTGGTAATTCGAGATTTAAGTGCGCTTGCGCTCTATCGCTAAACACATAACTATAACCTTGCGTGTCTTTAACAAACTTATCGCGATCAACATTGCGCACCAGATAGCCATCAAACATAGAGATATCAAACTCACAGCGCCCCAGATAGTTAACAGCTAGCTCGTGACAGAGGCTGGTTTCAATATTCCACTGCCGATAAGGTTTCACATCTTTTGAGGTAATTACGGCAAGGCGCGCACCTGTTTGCGACAAAAAATAGCTAAAACAATGCTTGAGAAAGGATCGAAGTAACCAGCGATTTAAGGTATTGGTGGAGCCGATTTGCGACAATTTCGCAAATTCGCTGGCAGAAAAATCACTGGGGATTAGGGGGAATTGAAATATCACCGCGTCATATTGGCCAAGCTCAATACCATGCCATGTATCGGGATTTAAGACATCAACAGAAGCTTGCACATTAATGCCCTTTTCTGTGAGACGCTTAAAATGAGTCAAGCCGTATTTATTGGCTAAAACGGATTTATCATCATAGACAGTGGCAGTTAGCTGCGATGGCGCTACTTGCCCAGATAACGCAGCTGAGAACGACAAGTCGCCATCGCCAATGGTTAATATTTTCCACTCTGGATTTAGCGCTATCATTAGTGGCGAATTTGCTCGTCAATCCACTGTCTTACCTCGGCAAATGGATAGGCTTCTAACGCAGCAAAATGGGGCATTGAGCGCGCCTTAAGCTTTGTAAAAATAGGCGTTGTTAAACCACAAAGAAAACGCGCCAGTAAACTCACGCTAATAGCTAGCTCGGTGTGCTCGCGATACTTGAGGGTAATTTCACTGGTCAGTTGTCCGTAATCGAAACTCGCTAATGGTGTTAATGCTTTAGGCTGTGGCATCACCGCCACTTGACCAGCACACACGCTGCAATGACCACAGGCTTGGGTTAGGCTGTTATCCGAGAAATAGCGCGATAACGACTGCGATAAACAAAGATCGCTTTCGAAAAATGCCATCAGCTGCTCAATGCGATTAATTTCACTCACTTCTTTGTCTTCAAACTTGGCGCACAGTTTTTCCACCAATGCTTCGCCGTCAAATACCTTAGGATTTATTTGAAAGACTTGCGTCATTTTCGCTGTGTGCAGCTCAATAGCGCCCTGCTCCTGCAAATATTCTAACGCCGCAATAACTCGCGAGCGCTCACTGCCATATTGCTGATAGAGGGTATCAAAATCTAATACCGACCACACACGCGCGTGTTTAGAGGCATCAAATATCGCCTGAATAAAACGCGCGCGCTCGCCGTCAAAACGGCCAGTGATGTCACTTTGCGAAGACAGTATCTTGTATTTGTACTGGGCAAAATAGCTGTAGCTCGGTTTAATAACATTAAGTAATTCTAAATATACCAAGAGTGTTTTTAAGGTGAGTGGCCGAATGTTGGCATCGCTGGATAATGCGTTTTCAATGACTTCCCATTGACCGCTGGTTTGATACTGACGAATTTGATCTAATACCACCTTGATCGCTTCACGCGAAGGCGTATCAGCGTAAACAAAGT
This region includes:
- a CDS encoding MFS transporter, coding for MKTTLISLISLFVSCFILFFANGLINVLLPVRMGLDGVNTDTIGMVLSLYFVGLIIGAIYSKNLIKKSGHIRMFAGCVALSAVSILVCSLYTDPVLWGLMRVLLGFCNACAFTAMESWLSDSATEENRGKLLSVYHGTALFGLFAGQFLMNAADPQESVLFVLAGIFLCMAVTPVVLSRHKGPQVEDVASMSIKRLVQISPLGMMTCFISGIVYASMFNLLPVFAKSSNIIAFDLSLYMGFAIFGAFIMQFPVGYLSDKYDRRTVLLGMISLSLVTAFLVTMSSGDGLSSVLVLATLITGGTLACLYPLSVSETLDKLKQSEMVAAMGTMILVQSIGGVIGPYTSSLIMKSIGANSLFYFIILIELFLAGFVLYRMSVRKALPVEEQEAFVMQSAVVAATASPALDPRTQFVEPEPKLSRQAKTAKDLAELDPAAAVKMARAIALDNPESGVEIARAIATVDGIDVLRFYEVMQEASPFQMPEITQALVTTNPDHAYDLVSKLAQWHPTQVVNVAQQISESLPELRSEMAKVAVEHAPESAIQVAQYYAQVISDEQQALRPADREDDTSEEEALEIASQIWESAPEQAVEVAVAIADNLPEAAVDIASELATNFHEPDSPIIDSAQQENESELAVELVQRLAEVAPENAAEVAGAVVDVVPEVASDIVEAISEGDKPKEGEWVDLIDDGSEESKERD
- a CDS encoding class I SAM-dependent methyltransferase produces the protein MIALNPEWKILTIGDGDLSFSAALSGQVAPSQLTATVYDDKSVLANKYGLTHFKRLTEKGINVQASVDVLNPDTWHGIELGQYDAVIFQFPLIPSDFSASEFAKLSQIGSTNTLNRWLLRSFLKHCFSYFLSQTGARLAVITSKDVKPYRQWNIETSLCHELAVNYLGRCEFDISMFDGYLVRNVDRDKFVKDTQGYSYVFSDRAQAHLNLELPDYCTEQNYCAMCRVGPIETQLDWQAHLASKRHRQMMTFEAQWQDWLTKFEE